One window from the genome of Gimesia aquarii encodes:
- a CDS encoding DUF1501 domain-containing protein yields the protein MSIEHSQALPELVINRRELLFQAGAGFGGIALNALLAQQANAAVKSSAKPLSPLASKQTHFPATAKSVIFLFMEGGPSHIDLFDPKPELQKMAGKKLPDSFKRPITAMGEVNSPLLASQRKWKQHGEAGTWVSDWLPHTASCVDDIAVLRGCWTNGINHAGGVCQMNTCIPLAGRPSLGSWVTYGLGTENESLPAFVVIQDNNGTVVNGPRNWGTAFIPAVYQGTRLNTGKEPISNLYRPSEIFPSQEAGKLDLLATLNQQHAKIRKQQSELDARIESYELAFRMQASAPEAVDLTQETKATYELYGMDQKETKVYGTNCLLARRLVERGVRFVQLYNGAGSKWDSHSGIEKRHAALCQGMDKCVAGLLKDLKQRGLLDSTLVVWGGEFGRTPMSEKGDGRDHNPTGFTMWMAGGGVKGGQTIGGTDEMGLYAVEDRMHVRDIHTSIYHLLGLSNMKLEYRHKGSPERPTLNEGEFMEKLVTG from the coding sequence ATGAGTATTGAACACTCGCAAGCACTTCCTGAATTGGTGATCAATCGACGGGAACTCTTGTTTCAAGCTGGTGCAGGTTTTGGTGGCATTGCTTTAAACGCGCTTTTAGCTCAGCAAGCGAATGCAGCTGTAAAATCTAGCGCCAAACCGCTCTCGCCTTTAGCATCTAAGCAAACGCATTTTCCGGCTACCGCCAAGAGTGTTATCTTCCTCTTCATGGAGGGCGGCCCCAGTCATATTGACCTGTTCGATCCCAAGCCGGAGTTACAAAAAATGGCGGGGAAAAAATTACCTGATAGTTTCAAACGTCCTATAACGGCAATGGGAGAAGTAAATTCACCTCTGCTCGCTTCCCAACGAAAATGGAAGCAACATGGCGAAGCAGGAACCTGGGTTTCCGATTGGTTGCCACATACTGCTTCTTGCGTTGATGATATTGCTGTTTTACGCGGGTGTTGGACGAACGGTATCAATCATGCTGGCGGTGTCTGCCAAATGAATACCTGCATTCCTCTCGCCGGGCGTCCCTCTTTAGGGAGTTGGGTTACCTATGGTCTGGGAACAGAAAATGAAAGTCTGCCAGCCTTCGTTGTGATTCAGGACAATAACGGCACTGTCGTGAATGGGCCACGAAATTGGGGAACGGCCTTCATTCCTGCTGTCTATCAGGGGACTCGGTTAAATACGGGGAAAGAACCCATTTCGAATTTATACCGACCCTCTGAAATCTTTCCCTCTCAAGAAGCAGGAAAGCTGGATTTACTGGCGACTCTCAATCAACAGCATGCAAAAATTCGAAAACAGCAGTCTGAACTTGATGCCAGAATCGAGTCTTATGAACTCGCATTTCGTATGCAGGCTTCTGCTCCTGAAGCCGTAGATTTGACCCAGGAAACCAAAGCAACTTACGAATTGTATGGCATGGACCAAAAAGAAACGAAAGTGTATGGAACCAATTGTTTATTAGCACGTCGACTGGTGGAGCGTGGTGTGCGTTTCGTTCAGCTTTATAATGGAGCCGGTAGTAAATGGGACTCTCATTCCGGGATTGAAAAACGCCATGCGGCGCTCTGCCAGGGTATGGATAAATGTGTCGCCGGCCTCTTGAAAGATCTCAAGCAGCGCGGCCTGTTGGATTCCACCCTGGTAGTTTGGGGGGGAGAATTCGGAAGAACGCCCATGAGCGAAAAGGGGGATGGTCGAGATCATAACCCAACCGGATTCACGATGTGGATGGCCGGAGGTGGTGTCAAAGGCGGTCAAACGATTGGCGGAACCGATGAGATGGGACTGTACGCCGTCGAAGATCGAATGCATGTTCGCGACATTCATACCAGCATTTATCATTTGTTGGGCCTTAGTAATATGAAACTGGAATACCGTCATAAAGGGAGCCCGGAGCGACCCACTTTGAACGAGGGAGAATTCATGGAAAAACTGGTGACGGGCTAA